The proteins below come from a single Malus sylvestris chromosome 3, drMalSylv7.2, whole genome shotgun sequence genomic window:
- the LOC126615736 gene encoding uncharacterized protein LOC126615736 has translation MQSMLTFHGSFGLPLCVSGISHHHLTFSKEMADHDRRREAMKRKRSQARAALHANQEVGFEGTSERVATEEIKEDDGDLATALHDLCCSYLACTAKAA, from the exons atgcAGTCCATGTTAACCTTCCATGGAAGCTTTGGCCTTCCTCTCTGTGTTTCAGGGATATCCCATCACCATCTGACCTTTTCTAAGGA GATGGCAGATCATGATCGCAGAAGGGAAGCCATGAAAAGGAAGAGGTCACAAGCTAGGGCAGCTCTGCATGCAAATCAAGAAGTGGGTTTTGAAGGAACAAGTGAAAGAGTTGCAACAGAAGAGATCAAGGAAGACGATGGAGATCTAGCTACTGCACTACATGATCTGTGTTGCAGTTATTTGGCTTGCACTGCAAAAGCTGCATAA